From the Zymomonas mobilis subsp. pomaceae ATCC 29192 genome, the window TATGATGTCAGAATTTGGTCTCGAGGTGTTGATCGTCAACTCTTTTCACCCAAAGCACGAGATATGAATTTTCGTCGGGATTTTGGGATAAATGATCATGAAGTCGTTATAGGTTTTGTTGGTCGGTTGGTGATGGAAAAAGGCTTGGATGTTTTTTCCGATACAATTGACGAATTGATCCGAAGACAGATAGCCCATCGCGTAATGATTATTGGTGATGGCCCTGCACGGGGATGGTTCGAGCGTCGATTACCTCAGGCTATTTTTGCTGGTTTTCATACAGGTAAAGCGCTTGCGCGCGCCGTGGCTTCAACCGACCTTCTCTTTAATCCTTCGGTGACTGAAACCTTTGGTAATGTAACCTTGGAAGCGATGGCAACCGGTCGGCCTGTGGTCGCCGCTCAGGCAACTGGAAGTGAAAGTTTAATCGAAGATCCCCTGATGGGGCGTCTTATCCGTCCCGGTGCGATTAAAGATTTTGCCGATGCTCTACAGGATTATTGCGAAAATAAAAATTTACGTGAAGAAACAGGTTACCGAGGGTATGAAATGAGTGACCGTTACGGCTGGGATAATGTTAACCAAGTGCTTGCAGATAGTTATCTCAGTATTATTCAGGCGAGAATGCAAAGTGGTTATCCACCTCGATTGCGACCGCGTTCATAATAAGTTTTCTGTTCGGGATGCATCGAACAGAAAAATACTTTAGATGAAGATGCTATGCTAATTTCGCTCAGCATTCGTGATATTGTGCTCATTGATGCACTCGACCTTGATTTCCATGCTGGTCTTGGTGTTCTCACTGGCGAAACAGGGGCTGGTAAGTCGATTCTGCTCGATGCTTTAGGGTTAGCTCTAGGCGTTCGTGCTGATAGTAGTTTGGTTCGGCCAGAAGCAGCGCAGGGTATCGTCAGTACCTGTTTTTCACTTTCTAAAGGGCATCCTCTTTATGCCTATCTGCAAGAAAGTGGTCTTAGAATAGAAACAGATGAAATTCTGATTATTCGACGAGTTATTAAAGCCGATGGGGGAAGCCGTGCTTTTCTTAATGATCAGCCTATCTCTGTTACCTTATTGCGGGAAATTGCTGGCTATTTGATTGAAGTCCACGGTCAACATGATGAAAGAGGCCTACTGAATCCACGCAGTCATCGCCTTTTATTGGATGAGTTTGGCCATATTGATAGTATGCCGACGTCACAAGCCTATATTTACTGGAGAGCAACGGAAAAGGCATTAGCTACTGCTCAAAAACTAAAAGAAGAACGCGAACAGGATCGTGACTGGCTAGAACATGCTGTTCATGAACTTTTAGCTTTTGCTCCCCAGAATGGGGAAGAAGCTGCTCTTGCCGAGGAGCGTACTACCTTACAAAAAGGGGCAAGGCTTATTGAAGATATGGAGGCGATTGGCCAATGGCTTGATAGCACAGAGGGGGCTATCGCTTTGTTACGTCAGGCAGGACGCCGTCTAGGCCGGATTGCTTTTGAACATCCTGTCTTGGGGGAAGCGCTTGAGTCTATCGATAAAGCTTTGAATGAAGCCG encodes:
- a CDS encoding glycosyltransferase family 4 protein, with amino-acid sequence MDIRNLRLALFTGNYNYVRDGANQALNRLVRYLMQQGASVRIYSPRSETPAFPAVGKVIAVPAIPFPGRSEYCIPIALTSRVRRDIKDFAPNIIHIASPEYLGHRAVSLARKWNLPAVASVHTRFETYPRYYGMPFLEPVIEAILRRLYRRCDAIFAPSESMAQVLRDQRMSYDVRIWSRGVDRQLFSPKARDMNFRRDFGINDHEVVIGFVGRLVMEKGLDVFSDTIDELIRRQIAHRVMIIGDGPARGWFERRLPQAIFAGFHTGKALARAVASTDLLFNPSVTETFGNVTLEAMATGRPVVAAQATGSESLIEDPLMGRLIRPGAIKDFADALQDYCENKNLREETGYRGYEMSDRYGWDNVNQVLADSYLSIIQARMQSGYPPRLRPRS